One Streptomyces lincolnensis genomic region harbors:
- a CDS encoding YciI family protein: MEFFCYHRDRPGSLPLREELLEAHWSYMDRYAKELIARGPAFSEDGETLLGSVHIVDLPDPAAARAFAFDEPNYQAGAYRDVLLRRWRNVLGRTMWDFPGGRTGGDRYLVIGLGAGEAVDLDVPSGRQDELIAYGPLLSDDGAAWLGTAALVRAPDADAARAVLTAGRYADIEVYAWEFGGRR; the protein is encoded by the coding sequence ATGGAGTTCTTCTGTTACCACCGTGACCGGCCCGGCTCCCTGCCCCTGCGTGAGGAGTTGCTGGAAGCGCACTGGTCGTACATGGACCGGTACGCCAAGGAACTCATCGCCCGCGGTCCGGCCTTCAGTGAGGACGGCGAGACGCTCCTGGGCAGTGTGCACATCGTCGATCTGCCGGATCCCGCGGCGGCCCGCGCGTTCGCCTTCGACGAGCCCAACTACCAGGCGGGCGCGTACCGGGACGTGCTGTTGCGCCGGTGGCGGAACGTGCTGGGGCGCACCATGTGGGACTTTCCCGGGGGCCGCACCGGTGGCGACCGGTACCTGGTGATCGGTCTCGGCGCCGGGGAGGCCGTCGATCTCGACGTGCCGTCCGGTCGGCAGGACGAGTTGATCGCGTACGGGCCGCTGCTGTCCGACGACGGTGCGGCCTGGCTGGGTACGGCGGCGCTGGTGCGGGCGCCGGACGCGGACGCGGCGCGCGCCGTCCTGACCGCGGGCCGTTACGCGGACATCGAGGTGTATGCGTGGGAGTTCGGCGGGCGCCGCTAG
- a CDS encoding anti-sigma factor antagonist (This anti-anti-sigma factor, or anti-sigma factor antagonist, belongs to a family that includes characterized members SpoIIAA, RsbV, RsfA, and RsfB.) translates to MSHHAVRPRDEESCTECGTAFQQTRTPVPLKLSVGTEGDRLVVTVSGELDLESDHVLYQSLNDALDHAEGGVDLDLAGVEFCDCSALNVLLRVRHRALRSSKSLVLCATSPAVERLLGLTGTGPLFTAGADAAAEQPVAWTAEEAEDSMTAEVVQLRRAMETRPAIDMARGILMASFHLTVQQSWQVLVAASQRSNIKLHLIAEAVLGTVEDRALPEPLAGHLAAAVKELDASGAGEGHACPSR, encoded by the coding sequence ATGTCCCATCACGCGGTTCGTCCCCGAGACGAGGAGTCGTGCACGGAGTGCGGCACCGCGTTCCAGCAGACGCGGACGCCGGTACCGCTGAAGTTGAGTGTCGGCACTGAAGGCGACCGGCTGGTCGTGACCGTGTCCGGCGAGCTCGACCTGGAGAGCGACCACGTGCTGTACCAGTCGCTCAACGACGCGCTGGATCATGCCGAAGGCGGTGTGGACCTGGATCTCGCGGGAGTCGAGTTCTGCGACTGCTCCGCCCTCAACGTCCTGCTGCGGGTGCGCCACCGTGCCCTGCGGTCGTCCAAGAGCCTCGTACTGTGTGCCACCAGCCCGGCCGTGGAACGCCTGCTCGGCCTGACCGGCACCGGTCCGCTGTTCACCGCCGGAGCGGACGCGGCGGCTGAGCAGCCGGTGGCATGGACGGCGGAAGAGGCCGAGGACTCCATGACGGCCGAGGTCGTCCAACTGCGCCGGGCCATGGAGACGCGCCCGGCGATCGACATGGCCCGCGGCATCCTCATGGCCTCGTTCCATCTCACCGTCCAGCAGTCCTGGCAGGTGCTGGTGGCCGCCTCCCAGCGCAGCAACATCAAACTGCACCTGATCGCCGAAGCGGTCCTGGGCACCGTCGAAGACCGGGCCCTGCCCGAGCCCCTCGCCGGACATCTCGCGGCGGCGGTCAAGGAACTCGACGCCTCCGGCGCGGGGGAGGGGCACGCCTGCCCATCGCGGTGA
- a CDS encoding helix-turn-helix transcriptional regulator has translation MDRALESHAGWTFLTNHARVLAAIFEDHTMRVRDIAARCQLTERAVQKIISDLEEGGYLAHERQGRSNVYRIAPGTFLRHPADAGATVAELLSLLVHQDNTRTAAVEAQEAH, from the coding sequence ATGGACCGAGCGTTGGAATCGCATGCGGGATGGACGTTCCTGACCAATCACGCCCGCGTACTGGCCGCGATCTTCGAGGACCACACGATGCGGGTCCGCGACATCGCCGCCCGCTGCCAGCTCACCGAGCGCGCCGTGCAGAAGATCATCTCCGACCTCGAAGAGGGCGGATACCTCGCCCACGAGCGCCAAGGCCGTTCGAACGTCTACCGCATCGCGCCGGGGACGTTTCTGCGTCATCCCGCCGACGCGGGCGCCACCGTCGCGGAGCTGCTGTCCCTCCTGGTCCATCAGGACAACACGCGTACCGCCGCCGTCGAGGCGCAGGAAGCGCACTGA
- the dhaK gene encoding dihydroxyacetone kinase subunit DhaK, translated as MKMLINVPETVVADALRGMAAAHPELTVDVENRVIVRRDAPVAGKVGLVSGGGSGHEPLHGGFVGPGMLSAACPGEVFTSPVPDQMVRAAAAVNSGAGVLFIVKNYTGDVLNFDMAAELAEDEGIRIAKVLVDDDVAVTDSLYTAGRRGTGATLFVEKIAGAAADEGQPLERVEAVARQVNENSRSFGVALSACSTPAKGSPTFDLPPGELELGVGIHGEPGRERRAMMTSREIADFAVGAILDDFTPGDPVLVLVNGMGATPLLELYGFNAEVQRVLAERGVAVARTLVGNYVTSLDMAGASVTLCRIDEELLRLWDAPVRTPGLRWGI; from the coding sequence GTGAAGATGCTCATCAACGTCCCGGAGACCGTCGTCGCCGACGCGCTGCGCGGTATGGCGGCCGCCCACCCCGAGTTGACGGTGGATGTGGAGAACCGGGTGATCGTGCGGCGGGACGCGCCCGTGGCCGGGAAGGTCGGGCTGGTCTCCGGTGGTGGGTCGGGGCACGAGCCGCTGCACGGCGGCTTCGTGGGTCCGGGGATGCTGTCGGCGGCCTGCCCCGGCGAGGTGTTCACCTCTCCCGTGCCGGATCAGATGGTGCGGGCCGCGGCGGCCGTGAACAGCGGGGCCGGGGTGCTGTTCATCGTGAAGAACTACACCGGTGACGTGCTCAACTTCGACATGGCGGCCGAACTCGCCGAGGACGAGGGCATCCGGATCGCCAAGGTCCTGGTCGACGACGACGTGGCGGTCACCGACAGCCTCTACACGGCCGGGCGGCGCGGCACCGGCGCCACGCTGTTCGTGGAGAAGATCGCGGGAGCCGCGGCGGACGAGGGGCAGCCGCTGGAGCGGGTGGAGGCGGTGGCCCGTCAGGTCAATGAGAACTCCCGCAGCTTCGGTGTCGCCCTGAGCGCCTGCTCCACGCCCGCGAAGGGCAGCCCCACCTTCGATCTGCCTCCCGGCGAGCTGGAGTTGGGCGTCGGCATCCACGGCGAGCCGGGCCGGGAGCGGCGGGCGATGATGACCTCGCGGGAGATCGCCGACTTCGCGGTCGGCGCGATCCTGGACGACTTCACTCCGGGCGATCCCGTCCTCGTCCTGGTCAACGGCATGGGCGCCACACCGCTGTTGGAGCTGTACGGCTTCAACGCCGAGGTGCAGCGGGTGCTCGCGGAGCGCGGTGTCGCCGTGGCCCGCACGCTCGTCGGCAACTACGTCACCTCGCTCGACATGGCCGGCGCCTCGGTCACGCTGTGCCGGATCGACGAGGAACTGCTGCGCCTGTGGGACGCCCCGGTGCGGACGCCGGGACTGCGCTGGGGCATTTGA
- a CDS encoding RNA-guided endonuclease InsQ/TnpB family protein: MGGDVVPGVKVQEGGKDGHARYAFRLRVSSTARTQLLAEWGRCRWVWNESVARSQAVHAHNKDHSGDQRTCGPAQLDRMPTQARRVTPWLREGSSVPQQQIIRDFGISRTKAHKDIRERLPQRQRAGMPRHKKKREAPPTLNYTRRGFRIKDGRLHLAGNIVLSVVWSRRLTVDPSSVRIYQDSLGHWYASFVVPAEVRPLPGTGAVIGIDWGVKETATTTSDADDLPHVRHGKKAQAKLSHYDRMMARRSPAKGQAASKGYREAKKRRAKTYARIARQRQDTGRKWAKRVVSDHDVLAVEDFRPKFLAKSTMARKAADAAIGATKRALIEMARKHGRIVHLVHPAHTTTDCAQRGARTKHALPLSERTYTCTACGTVSPRDKNSARLMLVRAGLNPAGAEGVRPPGALLQEAA, translated from the coding sequence ATGGGTGGTGATGTCGTGCCGGGGGTGAAGGTGCAGGAGGGCGGGAAGGACGGGCACGCCCGGTACGCCTTCCGGCTGCGGGTGTCCTCGACCGCCCGCACGCAACTGCTCGCCGAGTGGGGCCGCTGCCGGTGGGTGTGGAACGAGTCGGTGGCCAGGTCCCAGGCCGTCCACGCGCACAACAAAGACCATTCCGGGGACCAGCGGACCTGCGGCCCGGCCCAGCTCGACAGAATGCCGACCCAGGCTCGGCGGGTGACCCCGTGGCTGCGCGAGGGCAGCTCGGTACCGCAGCAGCAGATCATCCGCGACTTCGGCATATCCCGCACCAAGGCACACAAGGACATCAGGGAACGCCTGCCGCAGCGGCAGCGCGCCGGGATGCCGAGGCACAAGAAGAAGCGCGAAGCACCGCCCACGCTGAACTACACCCGGCGCGGCTTCCGCATCAAGGACGGGCGCCTGCACCTCGCCGGGAACATCGTGCTGAGCGTGGTGTGGTCGCGACGGCTGACCGTCGACCCGTCCTCGGTACGGATCTACCAGGACAGCCTCGGCCACTGGTACGCCTCCTTCGTCGTCCCGGCCGAGGTCCGGCCGCTGCCCGGGACGGGCGCGGTGATCGGCATCGACTGGGGCGTCAAGGAGACCGCGACCACCACGTCCGACGCAGACGACCTGCCCCACGTCCGGCACGGCAAGAAGGCCCAGGCGAAGCTGTCGCACTACGACCGGATGATGGCCCGCCGCAGCCCCGCCAAGGGGCAGGCTGCATCGAAGGGCTACCGCGAGGCGAAGAAGCGGCGGGCGAAGACCTACGCGAGGATCGCCAGGCAGCGCCAGGACACCGGCCGCAAGTGGGCCAAGCGCGTGGTGAGCGACCATGACGTCCTGGCGGTCGAGGACTTCCGCCCGAAGTTCCTCGCCAAGTCGACCATGGCAAGGAAGGCAGCGGACGCCGCGATCGGTGCCACCAAGCGGGCCCTGATCGAGATGGCACGCAAGCACGGCCGGATCGTGCACCTGGTCCACCCCGCGCACACCACCACCGACTGCGCGCAGCGCGGAGCGAGAACCAAGCACGCACTTCCCCTTTCGGAACGTACCTACACCTGCACAGCGTGCGGAACTGTGTCCCCCAGGGACAAGAACTCCGCCCGTCTGATGCTGGTCCGGGCTGGTCTCAACCCGGCTGGTGCCGAGGGCGTAAGACCTCCTGGAGCGCTGCTCCAGGAGGCGGCCTGA
- the dhaL gene encoding dihydroxyacetone kinase subunit DhaL, which translates to MFDADFFRRWMTATAASVAREAERLTALDSPIGDADHGSNLQRGFTAVTATLEKEAPDTPGAVLTLAGRQLISTVGGASGPLYGTLLRRTGKALGEAAEVSAEQLAEALRAGVDAVRTLGGAAPGDKTMIDALVPAVDALGDGFAAARAAAEEGAVATTPLQARKGRASYLGERSIGHQDPGATSASLLIAALAEASEAADE; encoded by the coding sequence GTGTTCGACGCCGACTTCTTCCGCCGTTGGATGACGGCGACCGCCGCGTCCGTCGCTCGTGAGGCGGAACGGCTCACCGCCCTCGACTCACCGATCGGGGACGCCGACCACGGCAGCAATCTTCAGCGCGGGTTCACCGCGGTGACCGCGACGCTGGAGAAGGAGGCGCCGGACACTCCGGGCGCGGTCCTCACGCTCGCCGGACGACAGCTCATCTCGACCGTCGGCGGCGCCTCCGGCCCGTTGTACGGGACGTTGCTGCGCCGCACCGGCAAGGCGCTCGGGGAGGCGGCCGAGGTCAGTGCGGAGCAGCTCGCGGAGGCGCTGCGCGCCGGGGTGGACGCGGTGCGCACACTCGGGGGTGCCGCGCCGGGCGACAAGACCATGATCGACGCCCTGGTGCCCGCGGTGGACGCGCTCGGTGACGGGTTCGCCGCCGCGCGGGCCGCCGCCGAGGAGGGTGCCGTCGCCACCACGCCGTTGCAGGCCCGCAAGGGCCGGGCGAGCTATCTCGGCGAGCGAAGCATCGGGCACCAGGATCCGGGCGCCACATCGGCCTCGCTGCTGATCGCCGCGCTCGCCGAGGCTTCGGAGGCGGCCGATGAGTGA
- a CDS encoding PTS-dependent dihydroxyacetone kinase phosphotransferase subunit DhaM yields the protein MSDEKLVGIVLVSHSAQVAASVAELALGLTGGGAAVPVAPAGGTEDGGLGTSAELISAAAASVDRGAGVAVLTDLGSAVLTVKTLLAEGDELPDGTRLVDAPFVEGAVAAVVTAATGADLTAVEAAAAEAYTYRKV from the coding sequence ATGAGTGACGAGAAGCTGGTCGGGATCGTCCTGGTGTCGCACAGCGCGCAGGTCGCCGCGTCGGTGGCGGAGCTGGCGCTGGGACTCACCGGCGGCGGCGCGGCGGTGCCCGTGGCCCCCGCGGGCGGTACCGAGGACGGCGGGCTCGGCACCAGCGCGGAGCTGATCTCCGCCGCGGCCGCCTCCGTGGACCGGGGAGCCGGTGTCGCCGTGCTCACCGACCTCGGCAGCGCGGTGCTCACCGTGAAGACGCTGCTCGCCGAGGGCGACGAGCTCCCCGACGGCACACGGCTGGTGGACGCGCCGTTCGTCGAGGGCGCGGTGGCCGCGGTCGTCACGGCGGCCACGGGCGCTGACCTCACGGCGGTGGAGGCGGCGGCCGCGGAGGCGTACACCTACCGCAAGGTCTGA
- a CDS encoding MBL fold metallo-hydrolase encodes MSDVRIAHIGGPTTLIEIGAWRLLTDPTFDPPGRTYPFGWGTSSRKLTGPALAATDLPPIDAILLSHDHHGDNLDTTGRTLLQTAGTVITTPAAARRLGGNTRGLTPWQTTRLHAPDRPTIDITATPARHGPPLSRLLTGQVTGFALTWEGQRHGALWISGDTVLYDGVRQVARRLHVGTALLHLGGVRFPVTGPIRYTMTAAHAVELCRLLLPLTAIPVHYEGWHHFREGRDAIEDELARAPADIRNRFRWLPAGTLTDIST; translated from the coding sequence ATGAGCGATGTCCGCATCGCCCACATCGGCGGCCCGACCACCCTGATCGAAATCGGCGCCTGGCGGCTGCTGACCGACCCCACGTTCGATCCCCCCGGCCGCACCTACCCCTTCGGCTGGGGCACATCCTCCCGCAAGCTCACCGGTCCCGCCCTCGCCGCCACCGACCTGCCCCCGATCGACGCCATCCTGCTCAGCCACGACCACCACGGCGACAACCTCGACACCACCGGACGCACCCTGCTCCAGACCGCCGGCACCGTCATCACCACCCCCGCCGCGGCCCGGCGCCTCGGCGGAAACACCCGTGGCCTCACCCCCTGGCAGACGACCCGCCTCCACGCCCCGGACCGCCCGACGATCGACATCACCGCCACACCCGCCCGCCACGGCCCACCGCTGTCACGACTGTTGACCGGCCAGGTGACAGGGTTCGCACTGACATGGGAAGGCCAGCGGCACGGCGCGCTGTGGATCTCCGGGGACACCGTCCTGTACGACGGCGTCCGGCAGGTGGCCCGGCGCCTGCACGTGGGCACCGCGCTGCTGCACCTCGGCGGTGTACGGTTCCCCGTCACCGGCCCGATCCGCTACACCATGACGGCCGCCCACGCCGTCGAACTGTGCCGTCTGCTGCTGCCGCTGACCGCCATCCCCGTCCACTACGAGGGATGGCACCACTTCCGTGAAGGGCGCGACGCCATCGAGGACGAACTCGCCCGCGCCCCGGCCGACATCCGCAACCGCTTCCGCTGGCTTCCCGCCGGAACCCTCACGGACATCAGCACCTGA
- a CDS encoding alpha/beta hydrolase — protein MKPDTIVLIHGFWVTPRSWEQWTAHYQAKGFRVLAPAYPGFEAEVEALNADPTPIERLTVPAIISSLEKLIDGLDGPPILMGHSAGGVFTQILLDHGYGACGVAMNSAPTEGVAGVPLSQVKATFPVLKNPANRHKAVGFTYDQWRYAFTNTFPEDQAKATYERYHVPASGHVFWGSALANIHPGHADSYVDYHNDDRAPLLFIAGENDHLMPPKIQRSNAKHYKSNTVTEIVEYPGRSHLMPAQDGWEEVADHALEWALGHS, from the coding sequence GTGAAACCCGACACGATCGTCCTCATCCACGGCTTCTGGGTCACGCCCCGCAGCTGGGAGCAGTGGACCGCCCACTACCAGGCCAAGGGCTTCCGGGTCCTCGCACCCGCCTATCCCGGCTTCGAGGCGGAGGTGGAGGCCCTCAACGCCGACCCCACACCCATCGAGCGGCTCACCGTCCCCGCGATCATCTCGTCGCTGGAGAAGCTGATCGACGGTCTCGACGGCCCGCCGATCCTCATGGGGCACTCCGCGGGCGGGGTGTTCACCCAGATCCTCCTGGACCACGGCTACGGCGCCTGCGGAGTCGCGATGAACTCCGCTCCCACCGAAGGCGTCGCCGGCGTACCCTTGTCACAGGTCAAAGCGACGTTCCCGGTACTGAAGAACCCCGCCAACCGGCACAAGGCCGTCGGATTCACCTACGACCAGTGGCGCTACGCCTTCACCAACACCTTCCCCGAAGACCAGGCGAAGGCGACCTACGAGCGCTACCACGTTCCCGCCTCCGGCCACGTCTTCTGGGGCAGCGCGCTGGCCAACATCCACCCCGGCCACGCCGACTCCTACGTCGACTACCACAACGACGACCGCGCGCCGTTGCTGTTCATCGCCGGCGAGAACGACCACCTGATGCCGCCGAAGATCCAGCGGTCCAACGCCAAGCACTACAAGTCGAACACCGTGACCGAGATCGTCGAATACCCAGGACGCTCCCACCTGATGCCGGCCCAGGACGGCTGGGAGGAAGTCGCCGACCACGCCCTCGAATGGGCGCTCGGCCACTCCTGA
- a CDS encoding alpha/beta fold hydrolase → MNPGHHPRRRVLGGALAAGAATLIGAPTPASAASADTARSGGGGKPTVVLVHGAFADASGFNATIGLLQQSGFPVIAPANPLRDTAGDAAYISSVLDTITGPVILAAHSYGGIVITNAARGHAGVKALVYLGAFAPDEGESALQLAQQFPGSELGTALIPRPYPLPGGPGTDGYIAPEKFRAVFAADLPAAETRLMAATQRPGSVEGLSGPSGAPAWKTIPSWYLIPTQDKVIPPAAQRFMAKRAGSKVTEIRSSHVVMISHPKAAAGVIKAAHTATR, encoded by the coding sequence ATGAATCCCGGTCATCATCCGCGCCGCCGCGTCCTCGGCGGGGCGCTCGCGGCCGGCGCCGCCACTCTCATCGGCGCCCCCACCCCCGCGTCGGCCGCCTCCGCCGACACCGCCCGTTCGGGCGGCGGAGGCAAACCGACGGTCGTCCTCGTGCACGGCGCGTTCGCCGACGCCTCCGGCTTCAACGCCACCATCGGGTTGTTGCAGCAGAGCGGATTTCCGGTGATCGCGCCGGCCAACCCGCTGCGGGACACCGCGGGCGACGCCGCGTACATCTCCAGCGTGCTGGACACCATCACCGGCCCCGTGATCCTGGCCGCCCACTCCTACGGCGGCATCGTCATCACCAACGCCGCCCGCGGCCACGCAGGCGTCAAGGCCCTGGTGTACCTGGGGGCGTTCGCACCCGACGAGGGCGAGAGCGCGCTGCAACTGGCGCAGCAGTTCCCCGGCAGCGAACTGGGTACCGCGCTCATCCCGCGCCCCTATCCGCTGCCCGGTGGCCCGGGCACCGACGGCTACATCGCGCCGGAGAAGTTCCGGGCGGTGTTCGCGGCCGATCTGCCCGCCGCCGAGACGCGTCTCATGGCCGCCACCCAGCGCCCCGGCTCGGTCGAGGGGCTCAGCGGCCCGAGCGGCGCGCCCGCCTGGAAAACCATCCCCTCCTGGTATCTGATCCCGACCCAGGACAAGGTCATCCCGCCCGCCGCCCAACGGTTCATGGCCAAGCGGGCCGGCAGCAAGGTGACCGAGATCCGCTCCTCGCACGTTGTCATGATCTCCCACCCGAAAGCCGCCGCCGGCGTCATCAAGGCCGCCCACACCGCCACCCGTTGA
- a CDS encoding alpha/beta fold hydrolase — protein sequence MPFVTASDGAQIHYKDWGTGRPVVLSHGWPLNSDSWEAQQLFLATHGHRVIAHDRRGHGRSTQTWNGNEMNTYADDLATLIDTLDLRDATLVGFSTGGGEVARYVGRHGTARLAQVVLVSAVPPFMLRTDDNPGGVPIETFDAIRAGSLADRSQLYHDLADGPFFGNNRPGADVSPGVRDAFWLQSMQAGHRGAYECIAAFSATDFRTDLDAIDVPTLVIHGDDDQVVPFDVGGKASAARIKNATLKVYPGAPHGITDTHKDQLGADLLEFLNS from the coding sequence ATGCCTTTCGTCACCGCGTCCGACGGTGCCCAGATCCACTACAAGGACTGGGGGACGGGCCGCCCCGTCGTCCTCAGCCACGGCTGGCCGCTGAACTCCGACAGCTGGGAGGCCCAGCAGCTGTTCCTGGCCACCCACGGCCACCGCGTCATCGCGCACGACCGGCGCGGCCACGGCCGCTCCACCCAGACGTGGAACGGCAACGAGATGAACACCTACGCCGACGACCTGGCCACGCTCATCGACACCCTGGATCTGCGTGACGCCACCCTGGTCGGCTTCTCCACCGGCGGCGGCGAGGTCGCCCGCTATGTCGGCCGGCACGGCACCGCCCGGCTCGCCCAGGTCGTACTCGTCTCCGCCGTACCGCCGTTCATGCTCAGGACCGACGACAACCCCGGCGGCGTCCCGATCGAGACGTTCGACGCGATCCGGGCCGGATCGCTCGCCGACCGCTCGCAGCTCTACCACGACTTGGCCGACGGGCCGTTCTTCGGCAACAACCGGCCCGGCGCCGATGTCTCCCCGGGCGTCCGGGATGCCTTCTGGCTCCAGAGCATGCAGGCCGGGCACCGAGGCGCCTACGAGTGCATCGCGGCCTTCTCCGCCACCGACTTCCGCACCGACCTGGACGCCATCGACGTGCCCACGCTGGTCATCCACGGCGACGACGACCAGGTCGTGCCCTTCGACGTCGGCGGCAAGGCGTCGGCCGCCCGCATCAAGAACGCGACGCTGAAGGTGTACCCGGGCGCCCCGCACGGCATCACCGACACCCACAAGGACCAACTCGGCGCCGACCTGCTGGAATTCCTCAACTCCTGA